A DNA window from Kitasatospora atroaurantiaca contains the following coding sequences:
- a CDS encoding NAD kinase, which produces MSEERTVFLVAHTGREAALRSVEGLVQGLLKAGIRIRLLAAEAVDLDLPDGVERVAGGEGAADGCELILVAGGDGTLLRGAELARDHGLPMLGINLGRVGFLAEAERDDLAVVVERVVEADYEVEERMTLDVLVRTNGDVVHEDWALNEASIEKASRERMLEVVTEVDGRPVSNFGCDGVVCATPTGSTAYAFSGGGPVVWPEVEALLMVPISAHALFARPLVTSPNSVLAVEVQPKTPHGILWCDGRRSVELPAGARVEVRRGKTPVRLARLHRAPFTDRLVAKFALPVTGWRGRSGGC; this is translated from the coding sequence ATGAGCGAGGAACGTACGGTCTTCCTGGTCGCACACACCGGTCGCGAGGCCGCGCTGCGAAGCGTGGAGGGGTTGGTGCAGGGCCTGCTGAAGGCAGGGATCAGGATTCGGCTGCTCGCCGCCGAGGCGGTCGACCTCGACCTGCCGGACGGGGTCGAGCGGGTGGCCGGCGGTGAGGGCGCCGCGGACGGTTGCGAGCTGATCCTGGTCGCGGGCGGGGACGGGACGCTGCTGCGCGGTGCGGAGCTGGCCAGGGACCACGGGCTGCCGATGCTCGGCATCAACCTCGGTCGGGTCGGGTTCCTCGCCGAGGCCGAGCGGGACGATCTCGCGGTGGTGGTGGAACGCGTGGTCGAGGCCGACTACGAGGTCGAGGAGCGGATGACCCTCGATGTGCTGGTGCGGACCAACGGCGATGTGGTGCACGAGGACTGGGCGCTGAACGAGGCGTCGATCGAGAAGGCCTCGCGGGAGCGGATGCTGGAGGTCGTGACCGAGGTGGACGGCCGTCCGGTCTCCAACTTCGGCTGCGACGGCGTGGTCTGTGCGACACCGACCGGTTCGACCGCGTACGCGTTCTCGGGGGGCGGTCCGGTGGTGTGGCCGGAGGTGGAGGCGCTGCTGATGGTGCCGATCAGTGCTCACGCGCTGTTCGCCCGGCCGTTGGTGACCTCGCCCAACTCCGTACTGGCGGTGGAGGTTCAGCCGAAGACGCCGCACGGCATCCTGTGGTGCGACGGGCGGCGATCGGTCGAACTCCCGGCCGGGGCACGGGTGGAGGTCCGTCGGGGGAAGACCCCGGTTCGGCTGGCGCGGCTGCACCGGGCGCCGTTCACGGACCGGCTGGTCGCCAAGTTCGCTCTGCCGGTGACCGGTTGGCGCGGGCGCTCGGGCGGATGCTGA
- a CDS encoding glycosyltransferase family 4 protein, whose protein sequence is MDHFATRATAAAPERGQLHVALVLAASTGGIGAHVRSLAQGLVAHGVGVTVCAPAGTDSLFGFSGTGARFHLVDITPTAGARSDAAAIGELRRAFTGADVVHAHGLRAGLLSDLALRTAGRFPGLRPETPLVVTFHHAMLATGMERRLQRLMERRVARAADLVLGASSDLVARARELGATDARLGPVAAPPMPPGGLDREAARAELLGDHRDRPVVLAIGRLVQQKSFGLLLDAARDFGDRDPLVLIAGEGPEEQDLRERIAAEKLPVELLGYRTDVPELLAAADVVVVSSRWEARSLVVQEAMRVGVPVVSTAVGGVPELVGEAAVLVPYGDARALAAAVRGLLADPGRRAELAEAGRLQAQTWPDEAATVAQVLSTYDELVQRG, encoded by the coding sequence GTGGACCATTTCGCCACCCGGGCCACTGCGGCAGCCCCCGAACGGGGTCAGCTGCACGTGGCGCTCGTCCTGGCCGCCAGCACCGGCGGCATCGGTGCGCATGTGCGTTCCCTCGCCCAGGGCCTGGTGGCGCACGGCGTCGGTGTGACGGTCTGCGCGCCCGCCGGGACGGACTCCCTGTTCGGCTTCTCCGGTACCGGCGCCAGGTTCCACCTGGTCGACATCACTCCGACGGCCGGCGCCCGCAGCGACGCGGCGGCCATCGGCGAGCTGCGCCGCGCCTTCACCGGCGCGGACGTGGTCCATGCGCACGGCCTGCGGGCCGGGCTGCTCTCCGACCTGGCGCTGCGCACCGCCGGCCGCTTTCCCGGGCTGCGGCCCGAGACCCCGCTGGTGGTGACCTTCCATCACGCGATGCTGGCCACCGGCATGGAGCGCCGGCTGCAGCGGCTGATGGAGCGCCGGGTGGCCCGCGCCGCCGACCTGGTGCTCGGCGCCTCCTCGGACCTGGTCGCCCGGGCCCGCGAGCTGGGAGCCACCGACGCCCGGCTGGGCCCGGTGGCCGCTCCGCCGATGCCGCCCGGCGGTCTCGACCGGGAGGCTGCCCGCGCCGAGCTGCTCGGTGACCACCGGGACCGGCCCGTGGTCCTGGCCATCGGGCGGCTCGTCCAGCAGAAGTCCTTCGGCCTGCTGCTCGACGCGGCCCGGGACTTCGGGGACCGGGACCCGCTGGTCCTGATCGCCGGCGAGGGCCCGGAGGAACAGGACCTGCGCGAGCGGATCGCCGCCGAGAAGCTGCCCGTCGAGCTGCTCGGCTACCGCACCGATGTGCCCGAGCTGCTCGCCGCAGCCGACGTGGTGGTGGTCAGCAGCCGGTGGGAGGCGCGGTCGCTGGTCGTCCAGGAGGCGATGCGGGTGGGCGTGCCGGTGGTCTCCACGGCCGTCGGCGGCGTGCCGGAGCTGGTGGGCGAGGCCGCGGTGCTGGTGCCGTACGGCGACGCGCGTGCTCTGGCGGCGGCCGTGCGGGGGCTGCTCGCCGATCCGGGGCGCCGTGCGGAGTTGGCCGAGGCCGGCCGGCTGCAGGCACAGACCTGGCCGGACGAGGCGGCGACCGTGGCGCAGGTGCTCAGCACGTACGACGAGCTGGTCCAGCGGGGCTGA
- a CDS encoding MOSC domain-containing protein, translating to MGGTVTAVSRSGEHDFSKPNEPSVRLLAGLGVEGDAHLGVTVQHRSRVAQDPTQPNLRQVHLIHAELHEELAMAGYPVEPGELGENITTRGVDLLALPRGTRLHLGERAVVEVTGLRNPCLQIDGFRDGLLKQVVGRDEQGNVVRKAGIMGIVLEGGEVRPGDGIAVELPEGPFEALERV from the coding sequence ATGGGCGGGACGGTCACGGCGGTCAGCCGGAGCGGTGAGCACGACTTCAGCAAGCCGAACGAGCCGAGTGTGCGGCTGCTGGCGGGCCTGGGGGTGGAGGGGGACGCGCACCTGGGGGTGACCGTCCAGCACCGCTCGCGGGTGGCGCAGGACCCGACACAGCCGAACCTGCGTCAGGTGCACCTGATCCATGCGGAGCTGCACGAGGAGCTGGCCATGGCCGGGTACCCGGTCGAGCCCGGCGAGTTGGGCGAGAACATCACCACGCGGGGCGTCGACCTGCTCGCCCTGCCGCGCGGTACGCGGCTGCACCTCGGCGAGCGGGCGGTGGTCGAGGTGACCGGGCTGCGCAACCCCTGCCTGCAGATCGACGGCTTCCGGGACGGCCTGCTGAAGCAGGTGGTCGGGCGGGACGAGCAGGGCAACGTGGTCCGCAAGGCGGGGATCATGGGCATCGTTCTGGAGGGCGGCGAGGTGCGGCCCGGGGACGGGATCGCGGTGGAGCTTCCGGAGGGCCCGTTCGAGGCGCTGGAGCGCGTCTGA
- a CDS encoding TlyA family RNA methyltransferase — protein MARRRLDAELVRRKLARSREHASELIAAGRVTVGGTTATKPATQVETAAAVVVAKDENDPDYVSRGGHKLAGAFAAFVPQGLVVEGRRALDAGASTGGFTDVLLRAGAAHVLAVDVGYGQLAWSLQSDDRVTVMDRTNVRELTLELIGGAPVDLVVGDLSFISLGLVLPALAGCCAEDADLVMMVKPQFEIGKERLGSGGVVRSPQLRAEMVRQVAGQAWALGLGVRAVTASPLPGPSGNVEYFLWLRRDAPQLDPAEADRAVAEGPR, from the coding sequence GTGGCACGACGCCGACTCGACGCGGAGCTGGTCCGCCGCAAGCTGGCCCGTTCGCGTGAGCACGCGAGCGAGCTGATCGCGGCCGGCCGGGTGACCGTCGGCGGCACCACCGCGACCAAGCCCGCGACCCAGGTGGAGACCGCGGCCGCCGTGGTGGTGGCCAAGGACGAGAACGACCCGGATTACGTCTCCCGCGGCGGCCACAAGCTGGCCGGTGCGTTCGCGGCCTTCGTGCCGCAGGGGCTGGTCGTCGAGGGGCGGCGGGCGCTGGACGCGGGCGCGTCCACCGGCGGCTTCACGGACGTACTGCTGCGCGCGGGCGCCGCGCACGTGCTGGCGGTGGACGTCGGCTACGGCCAGCTCGCATGGTCGCTGCAGAGCGACGACCGGGTCACCGTGATGGACCGGACCAACGTCCGGGAGCTCACCCTGGAGCTGATCGGCGGGGCGCCCGTCGACCTGGTGGTGGGGGACCTGTCGTTCATCTCGCTGGGCCTGGTGCTGCCGGCTCTCGCGGGCTGCTGCGCCGAGGACGCGGACCTGGTGATGATGGTCAAGCCGCAGTTCGAGATCGGCAAGGAGCGGCTGGGCAGCGGCGGGGTGGTGCGCAGCCCGCAGCTGCGGGCCGAGATGGTCCGGCAGGTGGCCGGTCAGGCGTGGGCGCTCGGCCTGGGCGTACGGGCGGTCACCGCCAGCCCGCTGCCGGGGCCGTCCGGCAACGTCGAGTACTTCCTCTGGCTGCGCCGGGACGCCCCGCAGCTCGACCCGGCCGAGGCGGACCGAGCTGTCGCCGAGGGCCCCCGATAA
- a CDS encoding glycoside hydrolase family 15 protein yields the protein MAGRIEDYALIGDMQTAALVSRDGAVDWLCLPRFDSPAVFAGLLGTDEHGFWRIGPAEPVSVAPESPEPLPRSVFTDPSELRVIPPTASAPAVPADRRRYRGDSLILEQEWDAQGGTVRVIDFMPPRPLTGVDSVPQMIRIVEGVEGSVRMRSALRMRFSYGRIVPWVHRVEQPDGTHRTAAVAGPDSVWLDGEAETYGHHLTTYADFTVNAGDRIAFALTWQASHLPAPSAPDAEAMLEGTEQFWLDWVAQCTYQGPYREPVVRSLITLKGLTYAPTGGIVAAPTTSLPEDIGGERNWDYRYTWLRDAAITLSSLLRTGYRDEARAWREWLLRAVAGDPENLQIMYGIAGERELTESALDWLPGYEGSQPVRIGNGAAGQLQLDVYGEVVEALHLAHMTGLVRNDHAHHLQLKLISYLEEHWTAPDEGIWEVRGPRRHFVHSKVMAWVAVDRTIKLIEQSPAEGPLERWKDLRDRIHADVCEKGYDADRNTFTQYYGSKELDASLLLIPQVGFLPPDDKRVIGTIEAIQRELSTEDGFVLRYPTHDQQGENVDGLSGHEGAFLACSFWLADDLAMIGRVQEARELFEKLLALRNDVGLLAEEWDPRAKRQVGNFPQAFSHVPLIDTALRLTACGGAYLSAQPAGPAAERAEQAMM from the coding sequence GTGGCCGGCCGTATCGAGGACTACGCACTCATCGGGGACATGCAGACCGCTGCCCTGGTCAGCAGGGACGGGGCGGTCGACTGGCTGTGCCTGCCCCGATTCGACTCGCCGGCCGTCTTCGCCGGGCTGCTGGGGACCGATGAACACGGATTCTGGCGGATCGGCCCCGCCGAACCGGTCTCCGTCGCGCCCGAGAGCCCGGAACCCCTGCCGCGCTCCGTATTCACCGATCCGAGTGAGCTTCGGGTGATCCCGCCGACCGCCTCCGCCCCCGCCGTGCCCGCCGACCGGCGGCGCTACCGGGGTGACTCGCTGATCCTGGAGCAGGAGTGGGACGCGCAGGGCGGCACCGTCCGGGTAATCGACTTCATGCCGCCCCGCCCGCTCACCGGGGTGGATTCCGTGCCCCAGATGATCCGGATCGTAGAGGGTGTCGAAGGCTCCGTCCGGATGCGCTCCGCGCTGCGGATGCGGTTCAGCTACGGCCGGATCGTGCCCTGGGTGCACCGCGTCGAGCAGCCCGACGGCACCCACCGCACCGCCGCCGTCGCCGGGCCCGACTCGGTCTGGCTGGACGGCGAGGCCGAGACGTACGGGCACCACCTCACCACGTACGCCGACTTCACGGTCAACGCCGGCGACCGGATCGCCTTCGCGCTCACCTGGCAGGCCTCCCACCTGCCCGCGCCCAGTGCGCCGGACGCCGAGGCCATGCTGGAGGGCACCGAGCAGTTCTGGCTCGACTGGGTCGCCCAGTGCACCTACCAGGGCCCGTACCGCGAGCCCGTGGTCCGCTCGCTGATCACCCTCAAGGGCCTCACCTACGCGCCGACCGGCGGAATCGTCGCCGCGCCCACCACCTCGCTGCCCGAGGACATCGGCGGCGAGCGCAACTGGGACTACCGCTACACCTGGCTCCGCGACGCCGCGATCACCCTGTCCTCCCTGCTGCGCACCGGCTACCGGGACGAGGCCCGCGCCTGGCGCGAGTGGCTGCTGCGGGCGGTCGCCGGGGACCCGGAGAACCTGCAGATCATGTACGGCATCGCGGGCGAGCGCGAGCTCACCGAGTCGGCGCTGGACTGGCTGCCCGGGTACGAGGGCTCGCAGCCCGTCCGTATCGGCAACGGCGCCGCCGGGCAGCTCCAGCTCGACGTCTACGGCGAGGTGGTCGAGGCCCTGCACCTGGCCCACATGACCGGCCTGGTCCGCAACGACCACGCCCACCACCTCCAGCTCAAGCTGATCAGCTACCTGGAGGAGCACTGGACCGCCCCCGACGAGGGCATCTGGGAGGTGCGCGGGCCGCGCCGGCACTTCGTGCACTCCAAGGTGATGGCCTGGGTCGCCGTCGACCGCACCATCAAGCTGATCGAGCAGTCCCCGGCCGAGGGCCCGCTGGAGCGCTGGAAGGACCTGCGGGACAGGATCCACGCCGACGTCTGCGAGAAGGGCTACGACGCCGACCGCAACACCTTCACCCAGTACTACGGCAGCAAGGAGCTGGACGCCTCGCTGCTCCTGATCCCGCAGGTCGGCTTCCTGCCGCCGGACGACAAGCGGGTCATCGGCACGATCGAGGCGATCCAGCGTGAGCTCTCCACCGAGGACGGCTTCGTGCTGCGGTACCCGACCCACGACCAGCAGGGCGAGAACGTGGACGGGCTGAGCGGGCACGAAGGGGCGTTCCTCGCCTGCTCGTTCTGGCTCGCGGACGACCTGGCGATGATCGGACGGGTGCAGGAGGCGCGCGAGCTCTTCGAGAAGCTGCTGGCACTGCGCAACGACGTCGGCCTGCTCGCGGAGGAGTGGGACCCGCGCGCCAAGCGCCAGGTCGGCAACTTCCCGCAGGCCTTCAGCCACGTGCCGCTGATCGACACCGCCCTCCGCCTGACCGCCTGTGGCGGGGCCTACCTCTCCGCCCAGCCCGCGGGCCCGGCAGCCGAACGCGCCGAGCAAGCCATGATGTGA
- a CDS encoding YczE/YyaS/YitT family protein encodes MAAASTSPTTASTEAAGTAATATTASPRAPRLGDRLGRRLPQLLLGLVLYGSSMALMMRAALGVNPWDVLHQGLQRHLGLSMGAWVTITGACVLLLWIPLRQRPGIGTLGNVLILGAAMDLTLGMVATPDGWAARIALLAAGIVLNGLATGLYIGARLGPGPRDGLMTGLHRRTGRSLRLIRTGIEVTVLLLGILLGGTAGVGTVAYALAIGPLAQFFLRWCTVPQSVLQPVPQPVAGSAQESRKG; translated from the coding sequence ATGGCCGCCGCCTCGACCTCGCCGACCACCGCCTCGACCGAGGCCGCCGGCACCGCCGCCACCGCGACCACCGCCTCGCCGCGAGCCCCCCGGTTGGGTGACCGGCTCGGCCGCCGCCTCCCGCAACTGCTGCTCGGCCTCGTCCTGTACGGCTCCAGCATGGCGCTGATGATGCGCGCCGCCCTCGGCGTCAACCCGTGGGACGTGCTCCACCAGGGCCTGCAGCGCCACCTCGGCCTGAGTATGGGCGCCTGGGTCACCATCACCGGCGCCTGCGTCCTGCTGCTCTGGATCCCGCTGCGGCAGCGCCCCGGCATCGGCACGCTCGGCAACGTGCTGATCCTCGGCGCGGCCATGGACCTCACCCTCGGCATGGTGGCCACCCCGGACGGCTGGGCCGCCAGGATCGCGCTGCTGGCCGCCGGCATCGTGCTCAACGGCCTCGCCACCGGGCTCTACATCGGCGCCCGGCTCGGCCCCGGCCCGCGCGACGGGCTGATGACCGGCCTGCACCGGCGCACCGGCCGCTCGCTGCGCCTGATCCGTACCGGTATTGAGGTCACCGTGCTGCTGCTCGGCATCCTGCTCGGCGGCACCGCGGGGGTCGGTACCGTCGCCTACGCGCTCGCCATCGGCCCGCTGGCACAGTTCTTCCTCCGCTGGTGCACCGTGCCCCAGAGCGTGCTGCAGCCCGTCCCGCAGCCGGTGGCCGGATCCGCACAGGAGTCCCGGAAGGGATGA
- a CDS encoding PLP-dependent aminotransferase family protein encodes MTEWQSTVTPPALARLLTSARLPEPARHRPAYRTLASQVRLLVSEGRLPVGARLPAERELAQALSLSRTTVATAYETLRTEGYLRSRRGSGSWTALPEGSRPPSDALHPVPPDESESMLDLGVAALPAPQPHLGQAAARAVEQLPAYAAGHGHFPTGVPVLREAIAQRYTERGLPTTPDQILVTTGAMGALHLARRALLGRGDRVAVEAPSYAHTLQSLRRGGARLVPVPHAWPGGPTALPRWDVAEWQRVLRGAAPRLAFVIPDFQNPTGALIDEEQRRELLAAARAAGTTVLVDETPAELGWGVRPEELPRPTAALDRAAQVITIGSASKILWGGLRIGWLRGTPGLVRQLATDRIYTDVGTPVLDQLIAATLLTEHFAEVRAQQQERLRASAEALAAALREQLPRWQFAYPSGGLAFWVATDGISGAALAQAGERLGVRIAAGSRFGVDGAFEHHIRIPLTVPAPGAPAAVARLAAAAEPAATRRWTAADGTPPLAV; translated from the coding sequence GTGACCGAGTGGCAGAGCACCGTGACCCCGCCCGCGCTGGCCCGCCTGCTGACCAGCGCGCGGCTCCCCGAGCCGGCCCGGCACCGGCCCGCGTACCGGACCCTGGCAAGCCAGGTCAGGCTGCTGGTCTCCGAGGGCCGGCTGCCGGTCGGCGCCCGGCTGCCCGCCGAACGGGAGCTCGCCCAGGCGCTGTCCCTGAGCCGGACGACGGTCGCCACCGCGTACGAGACCCTGCGCACCGAGGGCTACCTGCGCAGCCGCCGCGGCTCCGGCAGCTGGACCGCCCTGCCCGAGGGCAGCCGCCCGCCCAGCGACGCCCTGCACCCCGTCCCGCCCGACGAGAGCGAGTCCATGCTCGACCTGGGCGTGGCCGCACTGCCCGCGCCGCAGCCCCACCTCGGCCAGGCGGCCGCCCGGGCCGTCGAGCAGCTGCCCGCGTACGCCGCCGGGCACGGCCACTTCCCCACCGGCGTACCGGTGCTGCGGGAGGCGATCGCCCAGCGGTACACCGAGCGCGGGCTGCCGACGACGCCCGACCAGATCCTGGTCACCACCGGCGCCATGGGCGCGCTGCACCTGGCCCGGCGGGCCCTGCTCGGGCGCGGCGACCGGGTTGCGGTGGAGGCGCCCAGCTACGCGCACACGCTGCAGTCGCTGCGCCGCGGCGGCGCCCGCCTGGTCCCCGTCCCGCACGCCTGGCCCGGCGGGCCCACCGCGCTGCCGCGCTGGGACGTCGCCGAGTGGCAGCGCGTCCTGCGCGGCGCCGCCCCGAGACTCGCCTTCGTGATCCCGGACTTCCAGAACCCGACCGGCGCGCTCATCGACGAGGAGCAGCGCCGCGAGCTGCTCGCCGCCGCCCGCGCCGCCGGGACGACCGTCCTGGTGGACGAGACGCCCGCCGAACTCGGCTGGGGCGTACGGCCCGAGGAACTCCCCCGCCCGACCGCCGCGCTGGACCGCGCCGCCCAGGTGATCACCATCGGCTCGGCCAGCAAGATCCTCTGGGGCGGCCTGCGGATCGGCTGGCTGCGCGGGACCCCGGGCCTGGTACGGCAGTTGGCCACCGACCGGATCTACACCGATGTCGGCACGCCCGTCCTCGACCAGCTGATCGCCGCCACCCTGCTCACCGAACACTTCGCCGAGGTCCGCGCCCAGCAGCAGGAACGGCTGCGAGCCAGCGCCGAGGCGCTGGCGGCGGCGCTCCGCGAGCAGCTCCCCCGCTGGCAATTCGCCTACCCCTCGGGCGGCCTGGCCTTCTGGGTCGCCACGGACGGGATCTCCGGCGCCGCCCTGGCCCAGGCCGGCGAACGGCTCGGCGTACGGATCGCGGCCGGCTCGCGCTTCGGCGTGGACGGCGCCTTCGAGCACCACATCCGGATCCCGCTGACCGTCCCGGCGCCCGGCGCCCCGGCAGCCGTCGCCCGGCTGGCCGCAGCCGCCGAGCCGGCCGCCACCAGGCGCTGGACGGCGGCCGACGGGACTCCACCCCTGGCGGTCTGA
- the recN gene encoding DNA repair protein RecN: MRIRDLGVIDDAVVELAPGFTAVTGETGAGKTMVVTSLGLLLGGRADPGLVRRGAGRAVVEGRLGLPAGSPAAARALEAGAELDDGALLISRTVSAEGRSRAHVGGRAVPVGLLAELGEDLIAVHGQTDQQRLLRPSRQRGALDRYAGEAVAGPLARYREVYRRLREVSATLEELTTRARERAQEADLLRFGLDEVAAAEPVAGEDVELAAEAERLGHADALSSAATLAHGALAGDPADPDSLDAGTLLAQARRALDGVRHHDERLAALADRLNEVGYLLADVAGDLAGYADDLDADPVRLAAVEDRRAVLAQLLRKYGGAENTLAEVLQWAETSASRLAELDGDDERIDELGAQETALRTELAELAAEVSVARRAAAGRFAEAVSAELAELAMPHARVSFDITWLDDLAGIEIDGRTVSYGAHGVDEVEVLLAPHPGAAPRPIAKGASGGELSRVMLAVEVVFAGADPVPTYLFDEVDAGVGGKAAVEIGRRLAKLAETAQVVVVTHLPQVAAFADRHLVVEKTHDGTVTRSGVKVLTDEERVRELSRMLAGLEDSELGRAHAEELLAAARAPRAR; this comes from the coding sequence ATGCGGATACGGGATCTGGGCGTCATCGACGACGCGGTGGTCGAACTGGCGCCGGGCTTCACAGCCGTCACCGGCGAGACCGGCGCGGGCAAGACCATGGTGGTGACCAGCCTCGGCCTGTTGCTCGGCGGCCGCGCCGACCCCGGGCTGGTGCGCAGGGGAGCCGGCCGGGCCGTCGTCGAGGGCCGCCTCGGCCTGCCCGCCGGCTCGCCTGCGGCGGCGCGCGCCCTGGAGGCCGGCGCCGAACTGGACGACGGCGCGCTGCTGATCAGCCGGACGGTCTCCGCCGAGGGCCGCTCCCGAGCCCACGTCGGCGGACGCGCCGTCCCGGTGGGCCTGCTCGCCGAGCTCGGCGAGGACCTGATCGCCGTGCACGGCCAGACCGACCAGCAGCGCCTGCTGCGACCCTCCCGCCAGCGCGGCGCCCTGGACCGCTACGCGGGCGAGGCCGTCGCCGGGCCGCTGGCCCGCTACCGCGAGGTCTACCGCCGTCTGCGCGAGGTCTCCGCGACGCTCGAGGAGCTCACCACCCGGGCCCGCGAGCGCGCCCAGGAGGCGGACCTGCTCCGCTTCGGCCTGGACGAGGTCGCCGCCGCCGAGCCGGTGGCCGGCGAGGACGTCGAACTCGCCGCCGAGGCCGAGCGCCTCGGCCACGCCGACGCCCTCTCCTCCGCCGCCACCCTGGCCCACGGCGCACTGGCCGGAGACCCGGCCGACCCCGACTCCCTGGACGCCGGCACCCTGCTCGCCCAGGCCCGCCGCGCCCTGGACGGCGTCCGCCACCACGACGAGCGGCTGGCCGCCCTGGCCGACCGCCTCAACGAGGTCGGCTACCTGCTCGCCGACGTCGCCGGGGACCTGGCGGGTTACGCCGACGACCTGGACGCGGACCCCGTACGCCTGGCGGCCGTCGAGGACCGGCGGGCGGTCCTCGCCCAGCTGCTGCGCAAGTACGGCGGCGCGGAGAACACGCTCGCCGAGGTCCTGCAGTGGGCCGAGACGAGTGCGAGCAGACTTGCCGAACTCGACGGCGACGACGAGCGGATCGACGAGCTCGGCGCCCAGGAGACGGCTCTGCGCACCGAGTTGGCCGAGCTGGCCGCCGAGGTCTCGGTCGCCCGGCGGGCCGCGGCCGGCCGCTTCGCCGAGGCCGTCTCCGCCGAACTCGCCGAACTCGCCATGCCGCACGCCCGGGTGAGCTTCGACATCACCTGGCTCGACGATCTGGCCGGCATCGAGATCGACGGCCGGACCGTCTCCTACGGCGCGCACGGCGTGGACGAGGTCGAGGTACTGCTCGCCCCGCACCCCGGTGCCGCGCCGCGCCCGATCGCCAAGGGCGCCTCGGGTGGTGAGCTCTCCCGGGTGATGCTCGCCGTCGAGGTGGTCTTCGCCGGTGCCGACCCCGTGCCGACGTACCTCTTCGACGAGGTGGACGCCGGCGTCGGCGGCAAGGCCGCGGTCGAGATCGGCCGCCGCCTCGCCAAACTGGCCGAGACCGCGCAGGTGGTGGTGGTGACCCACCTCCCGCAGGTCGCGGCCTTCGCCGACCGGCACCTGGTGGTCGAGAAGACCCACGACGGCACGGTGACCCGAAGCGGCGTCAAGGTGCTGACCGACGAGGAGCGGGTCCGCGAGCTCTCCCGGATGCTGGCGGGCCTCGAGGACTCCGAGCTGGGCCGCGCCCACGCCGAGGAGCTCCTCGCCGCGGCCCGCGCACCGCGCGCCCGCTGA